The following proteins come from a genomic window of Meles meles chromosome 1, mMelMel3.1 paternal haplotype, whole genome shotgun sequence:
- the LOC123925711 gene encoding cysteine and histidine-rich protein 1-like → MAPRPWSEWSTTLSHLALGVVSLHAAMSTAQASRGAAAGFLLQALASATVLAPGLGTDEDCLAGAWVATVIGLPLLAFDFHWVNGDRSSANLLLGGGMVLAVAGDHLGAESRSVAGQAVVLVVAVTILIVAVFTTNTYGMWGGAMLGAAGLLSRLEEDRLLLLPKEDVCRWALAAGSWAYHRALHTQRLQWG, encoded by the exons ATGGCCCCCAGGCCTTGGAGTGAGTGGAGCACGACCCTGTCCCACCTGGCCCTGGGAGTGGTGTCTCTCCATGCAGCCATGAGCACTGCCCAG GCAAGTCGAGGGGCCGCTGCTGGCTTCCTGCTCCAGGCGTTGGCCTCTGCCACCGTGCTGGCCCCGGGGCTGGGCACAGATGAAGACTGTCTTgctggagcctgggtggctaCTGTCATTGGCCTGCCCCTTCTGGCCTTTGATTTCCACTGGGTGAATGGTGATCGCTCCTCTGCCAACCTGCTTCTGGGAGGAGGGATGGTGCTGGCAGTGGCCGGTGACCACCTTGGTGCTGAGAGCCGCTCTGTGGCTGGTCAGGCAGTGGTGCTTGTGGTTGCAGTAACCATCCTCATTGTGGCCGTTTTCACAACCAACACTTACGGAATGTGGGGGGGTGCAATGTTGGGTGCTGCAGGCCTCTTGAGCCGGCTGGAGGAAGACAGACTGCTGCTGCTACCAAAAGAGGACGTCTGTCGCTGGGCCCTGGCCGCAGGCAGTTGGGCCTACCACCGAGCCCTGCACACACAGCGACTGCAGTGGGGGTGA